The Phycisphaerae bacterium genome has a segment encoding these proteins:
- a CDS encoding efflux RND transporter permease subunit, producing MLQTIVSTSVRHRGVLMVLAVLLLGYGLYVAGHAKLDVFPEFVPPQVVIQCEAPGLAPEQVETLVTRPIETVVGGISALESTRSQSVQGLAIVTATFREGTNILTARQMLGERLAEIASELPQGVQAPKMEPLTSATMDLLKIGLTAAGNNDAGVLPPTPMELRTFADWVVRPRLLSVPGVASVNVYGGDVRQLQIEVLPDRLTALGVTLDDVLAASRAATGVRGAGFVETPAQRIVLQSEGQAVTPDKIGETVIMQRGLQIIRLRDVARVRNGAQPKVGDALFQGSPAILIALLSQYGANTLEATQAVEAALDELEPGLRTKGIALHRGLFRPASFIESAIHNINHSLLIGSIFVAIVLFLFLWDLRTAFICLTVLPLSLLAAIVLLVHFGATLNTITLGGLVIAIGVVVDDAIIDVENIYRRLRENAESGTPRSAFHVVCDASMEVRGPVVYATFLVVLVFVPVLTMSGLQGKLFAPLAWAYILAVLASLGVALTVTPAMAMLMLPQRTKNTREPLFIKGFKAGYCGLLQGVIGHPLAAIVPVVLLCGMAFWLARGLGGEFLPEFREGHFVTHMNAIPGTSLAESRRLGKQVADALLKIDHVLTVPQQIGRAELGEDPWGPNRSEFHINVTPNLGSGEDDVREAIRGVFEQIPGTTSDITTFLGDRIGETISGETAAVVVSVFGDDLDVLDQKADAVRGVLARIPGAVGVQIAAPPGTPQMRIQLRNDRLMQLGFRPTEVLDAVETAFQGTTVGQTFVNGRVFDVVVILDESQRKEPEAIGDLLLASATGTRVPLSELADIFGTQGRAMLLHDGARRRQVITCNVVGRDVASFVADAQAAVARQVTFPAGTYSVFSGEAEARAKAQQELLLHSGLAGIGIILLLLIVMHNLPNLLLVLVNLPFALVGGIAAVYITGGSISIGGLVGFVTLFGITTRNSIMLMSHYEHLVTSEGQSWGRATAIRGAAERLVPILMTALVTGLGLLPIAVGADAAGREIEGPMAIVILGGLTTSTLLNLLVLPILALRWGRFAAAHGDVS from the coding sequence ATGCTCCAGACCATCGTCTCAACGTCCGTGCGCCATCGCGGTGTACTCATGGTCTTGGCCGTTCTGCTGCTCGGCTATGGCCTCTATGTCGCCGGGCACGCCAAGCTCGATGTCTTTCCCGAATTCGTTCCGCCGCAGGTAGTGATCCAATGCGAGGCGCCCGGTCTGGCGCCGGAGCAGGTTGAGACGCTTGTCACTCGGCCGATCGAGACAGTAGTCGGCGGAATCAGTGCACTGGAATCGACTAGATCCCAGTCCGTCCAGGGACTCGCAATCGTCACCGCGACCTTCCGGGAGGGTACGAATATCCTGACCGCGCGGCAGATGCTTGGTGAGCGTCTGGCCGAAATCGCGAGCGAACTACCCCAGGGCGTGCAGGCGCCGAAGATGGAGCCGCTCACGTCGGCGACGATGGATTTGCTCAAAATCGGCTTAACCGCTGCTGGAAATAACGATGCGGGTGTCCTTCCTCCTACGCCGATGGAGCTGCGTACGTTCGCCGATTGGGTCGTCCGGCCGCGACTCCTCTCTGTACCGGGTGTGGCAAGTGTAAATGTGTACGGCGGCGATGTGCGACAGCTACAAATCGAGGTTCTTCCCGACCGTCTTACAGCACTGGGAGTAACGCTCGACGATGTGCTCGCGGCCTCCCGTGCGGCCACTGGCGTTCGTGGCGCTGGATTTGTTGAGACTCCCGCCCAGCGCATCGTGCTGCAGAGCGAAGGTCAGGCCGTTACGCCGGACAAAATCGGTGAAACCGTCATTATGCAGCGAGGCTTGCAGATCATTCGGCTGCGTGATGTGGCCCGCGTTCGCAATGGAGCCCAGCCAAAGGTCGGAGACGCACTGTTCCAGGGCAGTCCCGCCATACTTATTGCGCTGCTCAGCCAATATGGGGCCAATACGCTGGAAGCGACGCAGGCGGTCGAGGCGGCACTAGACGAGCTCGAACCAGGCCTGCGTACAAAAGGAATCGCCCTGCACCGGGGATTATTTCGCCCGGCCAGCTTCATCGAATCGGCCATTCATAACATCAATCATTCGCTACTCATCGGTAGCATTTTTGTGGCGATCGTGCTGTTTCTTTTTCTCTGGGACCTGCGTACCGCCTTCATTTGTCTGACCGTGCTGCCACTGTCTCTACTGGCCGCAATCGTGCTGCTCGTTCATTTCGGTGCAACGCTTAACACAATCACACTAGGTGGATTGGTCATTGCGATCGGCGTCGTCGTTGATGACGCCATCATTGACGTTGAAAACATCTATCGCCGGCTGCGCGAGAATGCCGAGTCCGGGACACCACGCTCCGCTTTCCACGTTGTGTGCGATGCCTCGATGGAAGTGCGCGGCCCGGTCGTTTATGCGACGTTCCTGGTGGTTCTCGTATTCGTCCCCGTGCTGACGATGTCCGGGTTGCAGGGAAAGCTGTTCGCGCCGCTGGCGTGGGCCTACATTCTTGCAGTGCTAGCTTCACTGGGCGTGGCGCTGACCGTCACACCGGCGATGGCAATGCTGATGCTGCCACAGCGAACCAAGAACACGCGCGAGCCGCTGTTCATCAAGGGGTTCAAGGCCGGCTATTGCGGGCTGCTGCAAGGCGTCATTGGGCACCCCCTGGCCGCGATCGTCCCGGTAGTGCTGCTCTGTGGCATGGCCTTCTGGCTTGCCCGGGGGTTGGGCGGCGAGTTCCTTCCCGAGTTCCGTGAAGGTCACTTTGTTACGCATATGAACGCCATTCCCGGGACATCGCTTGCTGAATCGCGGCGCCTCGGCAAGCAGGTCGCCGATGCGCTCTTGAAGATCGATCATGTCCTGACCGTGCCCCAGCAAATCGGCCGCGCCGAACTCGGTGAGGACCCTTGGGGTCCGAACCGTAGCGAATTCCACATTAACGTCACGCCCAATCTCGGCAGCGGTGAGGACGACGTGCGGGAAGCAATCCGCGGCGTTTTCGAGCAGATCCCCGGGACCACGAGCGATATCACGACATTCCTTGGCGACCGAATCGGTGAAACGATCTCCGGCGAGACGGCCGCCGTCGTCGTAAGCGTTTTCGGCGACGACCTCGATGTGCTCGATCAGAAAGCCGACGCCGTCCGTGGGGTTCTCGCACGGATACCCGGCGCTGTTGGCGTGCAGATCGCAGCCCCGCCCGGCACGCCACAAATGCGAATTCAACTCCGAAACGACCGACTGATGCAGTTGGGCTTCCGTCCCACGGAGGTCCTTGACGCTGTTGAGACCGCTTTCCAGGGAACGACCGTTGGTCAGACTTTCGTCAATGGACGCGTCTTCGACGTGGTCGTAATACTGGATGAGTCTCAACGGAAGGAGCCGGAGGCCATTGGCGACTTATTGCTGGCGAGTGCTACCGGGACGCGCGTCCCGCTTTCCGAACTGGCGGACATCTTTGGCACGCAGGGACGGGCCATGCTCCTGCACGACGGCGCGCGGCGAAGACAGGTGATTACCTGCAACGTCGTGGGACGCGATGTGGCCTCCTTTGTGGCCGATGCCCAGGCGGCCGTTGCGCGGCAGGTTACCTTTCCTGCGGGAACCTACTCGGTATTCAGTGGCGAGGCTGAAGCCCGCGCCAAGGCGCAGCAGGAGTTGCTACTGCACAGCGGGCTGGCTGGCATCGGCATTATCCTGCTGCTCTTGATCGTGATGCACAACCTCCCGAACCTCTTGCTTGTGCTTGTCAATCTGCCATTTGCACTCGTTGGCGGTATCGCGGCGGTCTACATCACAGGCGGGTCGATTTCGATCGGCGGCCTGGTGGGCTTTGTGACCCTCTTCGGCATAACGACACGAAACTCGATCATGCTGATGTCCCACTATGAGCACCTCGTCACGAGCGAGGGACAATCCTGGGGGCGCGCGACCGCCATTCGAGGTGCTGCGGAGCGCCTCGTGCCGATACTGATGACAGCCCTTGTCACCGGACTTGGGCTTCTGCCGATCGCCGTCGGTGCCGACGCCGCCGGCCGCGAGATCGAGGGCCCAATGGCGATCGTCATTCTTGGCGGGCTCACGACCTCGACCCTGCTCAACCTGCTCGTCCTGCCAATCCTCGCGCTGCGTTGGGGCCGGTTTGCAGCCGCGCATGGGGATGTCTCCTAG